The following are encoded in a window of Streptomyces griseiscabiei genomic DNA:
- a CDS encoding amidohydrolase family protein: protein MTKRMLLRSGHVVTMDPVIGDLPEGDVLIEDGTITAVAPAIDADVDAEVLDMTGRIVIPGFVDTHRHTWEAPIRGCAPDATLDDYFVDVLDTFAPVYTPEDVYAGNLAGTLECLNAGITTLVDWSHINNTPEHPDAAIQALRETGIRAQYAYGSANTSLADYWFDSKIAVPGDDVRRIRAEHFTSDDGLLTMGLATRGPGFCTNDVVTQEWALARELGIPITVHVAMGRLAGRFGMVRQLRDLGLLGPDTTYVHCCHLSEDEWRMVADSGGTVSIAAQVETQMGHGWPPVMQAIEHGLRPSLSIDVVTTVPGDMFTQIRAAFGAERGRVNADCWHANLPVPNTMLTARRMLEIATVNGAHVAGLEDRTGSLTPGKRADIVALDATALNMAPVHDPVAAVTLSADVSNVDTVIVDGVVHKRDGRLLADTGRARRLVEESRDRLLAAVAARKPDA from the coding sequence ATGACCAAACGGATGCTCCTGCGCTCGGGCCATGTCGTCACGATGGACCCGGTCATCGGCGACCTGCCCGAGGGCGACGTCCTCATCGAGGACGGCACGATCACGGCCGTCGCGCCCGCGATCGACGCGGACGTGGACGCCGAGGTGCTCGACATGACCGGCCGTATCGTCATCCCCGGCTTCGTCGACACCCACCGCCACACCTGGGAGGCGCCGATCCGCGGCTGCGCCCCCGACGCCACCCTCGACGACTACTTCGTCGACGTCCTCGACACCTTCGCGCCCGTCTACACCCCCGAGGACGTGTACGCGGGCAACCTCGCCGGCACCCTGGAGTGCCTCAACGCGGGCATCACCACCCTCGTCGACTGGTCGCACATCAACAACACGCCCGAGCACCCCGACGCCGCGATCCAGGCGCTGCGGGAGACCGGCATCCGCGCCCAGTACGCGTACGGCAGCGCCAACACCTCCCTCGCCGACTACTGGTTCGACAGCAAGATCGCGGTCCCCGGCGACGACGTACGCCGGATCCGTGCCGAGCACTTCACCTCCGACGACGGTCTGCTGACCATGGGGCTGGCCACCCGGGGCCCCGGCTTCTGCACGAACGACGTGGTCACCCAGGAGTGGGCCCTCGCCCGTGAACTGGGCATCCCGATCACCGTCCATGTCGCCATGGGCCGCCTCGCCGGACGCTTCGGCATGGTCAGACAGCTGCGCGATCTGGGACTGCTCGGCCCCGACACGACCTACGTCCACTGCTGTCACCTCAGTGAGGACGAGTGGCGCATGGTGGCCGACAGCGGCGGCACGGTGTCCATCGCCGCCCAGGTGGAGACCCAGATGGGCCACGGCTGGCCGCCCGTGATGCAGGCGATCGAGCACGGGCTGCGGCCGTCCCTGAGCATCGACGTCGTCACCACCGTCCCCGGCGACATGTTCACCCAGATCAGGGCCGCCTTCGGCGCGGAACGCGGCCGGGTCAACGCCGACTGCTGGCACGCCAACCTGCCCGTCCCGAACACCATGCTGACGGCCCGTCGGATGCTGGAGATCGCCACCGTCAACGGCGCCCATGTGGCCGGACTGGAGGACCGCACCGGCTCCCTCACCCCCGGCAAACGGGCGGACATCGTCGCCCTCGACGCCACCGCCCTCAACATGGCACCCGTGCACGACCCGGTGGCCGCCGTGACCCTCAGCGCCGACGTCTCCAACGTGGACACCGTCATCGTCGACGGCGTGGTCCACAAGCGCGACGGCCGGCTGCTCGCGGACACCGGCCGGGCCCGCCGCCTGGTCGAGGAGTCACGTGACCGCCTGCTCGCGGCCGTGGCGGCACGGAAGCCCGACGCATGA
- a CDS encoding cupin domain-containing protein has product MTHHVIRRAAEIPQLPYDSGGFRRQALIGETDGAVHTGFGICELRPDGTVGAHVHSYEESFHLLSGTAVLDTPEGSYLLEEGDYGLLPAGVPHAWRGAGDAVARWADMLAPVPRARYGHDTQPVPALPEREPVRIDVRDPRTRSFGHFEAAQMDPGKQSQDLLALSASMRTALLVYSGITVKMMVDTDLGAVASTMFMVGYTPEGVAGTHDHPFEETYLILEGVVDATFDGRSYRLGVGDVAWAGAGCVHGFANAGDTPVRWLETQAPQPPSRHSYRFTRDWEYLDRILGEGERP; this is encoded by the coding sequence ATGACCCACCACGTGATACGCCGGGCCGCCGAGATCCCCCAACTGCCTTACGACAGCGGGGGGTTCCGGCGGCAGGCGCTCATCGGCGAGACGGACGGCGCCGTGCACACCGGCTTCGGCATCTGCGAACTGCGGCCCGACGGCACGGTCGGCGCCCACGTCCACTCCTACGAGGAGAGCTTCCACCTCCTCTCCGGCACGGCGGTCCTCGACACCCCCGAGGGCTCGTACCTCCTCGAAGAGGGCGACTACGGCCTCCTCCCGGCCGGCGTCCCGCACGCCTGGCGCGGCGCCGGGGACGCCGTCGCCCGCTGGGCCGACATGCTCGCCCCCGTGCCCCGCGCCCGCTACGGCCACGACACCCAGCCGGTGCCCGCGCTGCCGGAACGCGAGCCCGTCCGCATCGACGTACGGGACCCGCGCACCCGCTCCTTCGGGCACTTCGAGGCCGCGCAGATGGACCCCGGGAAGCAGTCGCAGGACCTCCTCGCCCTGTCGGCGAGCATGCGGACCGCGCTGCTCGTCTACAGCGGGATCACCGTGAAGATGATGGTGGACACCGACCTCGGGGCGGTCGCCTCGACCATGTTCATGGTCGGATACACCCCCGAAGGGGTCGCCGGCACCCACGACCACCCCTTCGAGGAGACGTATCTGATTCTCGAAGGGGTCGTCGACGCGACGTTCGACGGACGGAGTTACCGGCTCGGCGTGGGCGATGTCGCCTGGGCGGGCGCCGGTTGTGTGCACGGATTCGCCAACGCCGGTGACACACCGGTGCGTTGGCTGGAGACCCAGGCACCGCAGCCGCCGTCACGCCACTCGTACCGCTTCACCCGTGACTGGGAGTACCTGGATCGGATCCTCGGAGAGGGGGAGCGGCCATGA
- a CDS encoding SDR family NAD(P)-dependent oxidoreductase, with product MSGVVVVGGTSGIGREFARHRAERGDEVILTGRDPDRAAAVAKEVGAARGLALDLSRPHGIAGALTDVGPVDHLVLAGVSRDHNRVDDYDIDAALHLVTLKLVGYTEVVHALRTRLDDDSAVVVFGGQAKERPYPGATTVATVNAGVTGLVHTLATELAPVRVNAVHPGVVGDSPFWSDKPLGALIDRTPTGRLATMGDVVDAVDFLLRNRSVNGIGLNIDGGWLLR from the coding sequence ATGAGCGGTGTGGTCGTCGTCGGCGGCACGTCCGGGATCGGCCGGGAGTTCGCCCGGCACCGCGCGGAACGCGGCGACGAGGTGATCCTCACCGGCCGGGACCCGGACCGTGCCGCCGCCGTCGCCAAGGAGGTCGGCGCGGCCCGCGGCCTCGCCCTCGACCTGTCCCGGCCGCACGGGATCGCCGGAGCCCTGACGGACGTCGGCCCCGTCGACCACCTGGTCCTCGCCGGTGTCTCCCGCGACCACAACCGGGTCGACGACTACGACATCGACGCCGCCCTCCACCTCGTCACCCTCAAACTCGTCGGCTACACCGAGGTCGTCCACGCCCTGCGGACCCGGCTGGACGACGACAGCGCCGTCGTCGTCTTCGGCGGCCAGGCCAAGGAACGCCCCTACCCCGGGGCGACCACCGTCGCCACCGTCAACGCGGGCGTCACCGGCCTGGTCCACACCCTCGCCACCGAACTCGCGCCCGTCCGCGTCAACGCCGTCCACCCGGGAGTCGTCGGCGACAGCCCCTTCTGGTCGGACAAACCCCTCGGCGCCCTGATCGACAGGACACCGACGGGCCGCCTCGCGACCATGGGGGACGTGGTCGACGCCGTGGACTTCCTCCTCCGCAACCGCTCGGTCAACGGGATCGGCCTGAACATCGACGGAGGCTGGCTCCTGCGCTGA